One window of Acropora palmata chromosome 1, jaAcrPala1.3, whole genome shotgun sequence genomic DNA carries:
- the LOC141880199 gene encoding ATP-dependent RNA helicase DHX58-like isoform X1: MRPREKQLIDKRLKDFMEEVLPVDLFPFLPCLIQQDKEEIAAVQTNHGPTRATQILVERLKRRDKGFANFVQALRKCGGAHTALLLDPFYMINDDDEDDDVTVADGSGLTYKMIGTAIDLAIPGNLMPVGACSEEQTEECYRLEESVAERYKDRKSDDNKRMREELQKRLPQGVVFVNTEKGSIISTFRLSSEKAAKELWEMYSKGTFQSMLQEVMVEDAVKHDAEKSEESLQLELNLGEERFEKIRKKLEEIERDQERENMLSLSSEGEIGSLDDSADEIDIEIPPVFLGTKANAIGGCELVLRKYQKELAGPAMEGKNTIICAPTNSGKTYVAIEIAKRHLDSYARNPDKSDASGPTRKPNGNDQPRVVFIVSTVNLVLQQKERFEAFLGDKYSVADISGSNCAEIPLKFLLQNNDVVVMTAMILVNALKATEKGNRVELRDISLLLFDECHHAHKEHPYNSIMEMYLALKSQAGHQQRLPQIVGLTASLGTGKAKSAEKAKEHIILVSANLDAEEISTVQDNLEELQQYVNLPSKEQYFVPKDEQDPFENIISKVTKNIEAQINKFKGKSGKDAPSDKAGQQYRQWVEEVYKDSVAGGDRYMVTYAEHLREYHIALTLNSNTRMKNAREYLTKYFEALDTEKFTETDKNLKKLFYKAMAILDKHIEKDGEPENPRLLKLQELLLDNYKDVERQQDNKDESGKKEGDGGSETEGRRDLVEVNDKSCAQEQEVENEKVKNDAEKKEEDRERENEACATVLAEDTEKLNGEVSKENPSLEKTEELPPEAARSDHASTKPDDNQNILGESELEDSSANEKSEVKSEKDDAMPEQESQNNARSTSSEGTGDDEGSSENGAHHPEWDGAKGILFTRTRESTIALFDWINETEELSKVLRPELLVGSGDGNIGMTQKEQEGVIKRFKTGERNLLLATSVAEEGLDISDCNYVIRYDMMGNEISSMQSRGRVRAKDGKYTVLVSHTAAKKRDINSQFREMLMIDALSRVQKMDKNDFIKTVKEVQRKISQERFLKKHVRAAQKSVVLSDDVNFKCRKCKEFVCQAHDVRRIKGSHHVIINRECRDTKVDMKEHRNPKKIDDIEMNKKIFCKKCHEDWGVTALIYNVEWLCIKISSFVLEFPGRDRITRMYKKWKDLPFAIQEADEEEILRHGADNSEATDLFDLES; this comes from the exons ATGAGACCTCGGGAGAAGCAACTTATCGACAAGCGACTGAAGGATTTTATGGAAGAAGTTCTCCCCGTGGACTTATTTCCCTTCCTTCCTTGCTTAATACAACAAGACAAGGAGGAAATTGCCGCCGTGCAGACAAACCATGGGCCTACGAGGGCTACGCAGATTCTTGTCGAGCGCTTGAAGCGAAGAGATAAAGGTTTCGCAAATTTTGTACAAGCATTACGTAAATGTGGCGGTGCTCACACTGCTCTACTCTTGGACCCCTTCTACATGATCAACG ATGATGACGAGGATGATGATGTTACTGTAGCAGATGGATCAGGCTTAACGTACAAAATGATTGGCACAGCCATTG aTCTTGCCATTCCAGGAAACCTCATGCCTGTAGGAGCGTGTAGTGAAGAGCAGACGGAGGAGTGCTACAGATTGGAAGAGAGTGTGGCTGAACGCTACAAAGACCGCAAATCAGATGACAACAAGAGGATGCGAGAGGAACTTCAGAAG CGTCTTCCCCAAGGCGTTGTGTTTGTCAACACAGAAAAGGGATCGATCATTTCCACCTTTCGTCTGTCAAGTGAAAAGGCGGCCAAGGAATTATGGGAAATGTACTCCAAAGGGACATTTCAGTCGATGTTGCAAGAGGTCATGGTTGAAGATGCAGTCAAACATGACGCGGAGAAATCAGAAGAATCATTGCAATTAGAATTAAACCTGGGTGAAGAACGTTTCGAGAAGATACGAAAGAAACTTGAAG AGATTGAACGCGATCAGGAAAGAGAGAATATGCTGAGTTTGTCAAGCGAAGGAG AAATTGGTAGCCTTGATGACAGTGCGGATGAAATTGACATCGAGATTCCTCCAG TATTTCTGGGAACCAAAGCTAACGCTATTGGTGGCTGTGAGCTGGTGTTGCGAAAATACCAAAAAGAGTTAGCAGGACCTGCTATGGAAGGAAAAAACACCATTATCTGTGCTCCTACTAACAGCGGCAAAACGTACGTGGCAATTGAAATTGCTAAGAGGCACCTGGATTCCTATGCAAGAAATCCAGACAAGTCAGATGCGTCAG GACCAACGAGGAAACCCAACGGGAACGACCAGCCACGGGTGGTGTTTATTGTCAGTACTGTAAACCTTGTGTTGCAACAAAAGGAACGCTTTGAAGCTTTCCTTGGGGACAAGTATTCCGTGGCAGACATTTCAGGGTCGAACTGTGCAGAAATTCCCCTGAAATTCCTTCTTCAGAATAATGATGTGGTAGTGATGACTGCTATGATTCTCGTTAACGCACTGAAAGCTACGGAAAAAGGGAATCGAGTGGAATTGCGAGACATcagcttgttgttgtttgatgAATGTCATCATGCACATAAAGAACACCCCTACAACAGCATCATGGAGATGTACTTGGCTCTTAAGTCTCAGGCTGGACATCAGCAAAGACTACCACAG ATTGTTGGTTTAACGGCATCCCTCGGTACAGGGAAAGCGAAGAGTGCTGAAAAAGCCAAGGAGCACATTATTCTTGTTTCCGCAAACTTGGACGCCGAAGAAATTTCAACTGTTCAGGACAACCTAGAAGAACTGCAACAATACGTCAACTTGCCTAGTAAAGAACAGTATTTTGTGCCCAAGGACGAGCAAGATCCATTCGAAAATATCATCTCTAAG GTGACGAAGAACATTGAGgctcaaataaacaaatttaaaggaaaatcagGCAAGGATGCGCCCTCAGATAAGGCTGGTCAGCAGTATCGACAATGGGTGGAAGAAGTCTACAAAGATTCAGTGGCGGGAGGTGATCGCTATATGGTTACCTACGCTGAACACCTCCGAGAATACCACATCGCGCTAACTTTGAACTCAAACACACGCATGAAGAACGCTAGGGAGTATCTTACGAAGTACTTCGAAGCTTTAGACACGGAAAAATTCACAGAAACTGacaagaacttgaaaaagCTCTTCTACAAAGCAATGGCCATATTGGACAAGCACATCGAAAAAGATGGCGAACCTGAAAATCCACGTTTGCTGAAACTGCAAGAATTGCTGTTGGATAATTACAAAGACGTCGAACGCCAGCAAGATAACAAGGATGAATCGGGCAAAAAAGAGGGTGACGGTGGCAGTGAAACTGAGGGAAGAAGAGATCTGGTTGAGGTGAACGACAAGAGTTGCGCCCAAGAACAGGAGGTTGAAAATGAGAAGGTGAAGAACGATGCAGAAAAGAAGGAGGAGGACAGAGAAAGGGAAAACGAAGCGTGTGCAACAGTGTTAGCGGAGGACACCGAGAAATTGAACGGTGAAgtttcaaaggaaaatcctTCATTGGAAAAGACAGAGGAATTGCCTCCTGAAGCCGCCAGAAGTGATCATGCCTCAACAAAGCCAGATGACAATCAGAATATCCTTGGTGAGAGTGAATTGGAAGACAGTTCTGCCAACGAAAAATCGGAAGTTAAAAGCGAGAAAGATGATGCGATGCCAGAACAAGAATCACAGAACAACGCGAGGAGCACCTCATCTGAAGGGACAGGAGATGACGAAGGTTCAAGTGAAAACGGCGCCCACCATCCAGAGTGGGATGGCGCTAAAGGCATCCTATTTACCCGAACTCGTGAGTCTACCATTGCCCTATTTGATTGGATCAACGAAACGGAGGAATTAAGCAAGGTCCTCAGGCCCGAGCTACTTGTTGGAAGTGGCGATGGAAACA TCGGAATGACTCAGAAAGAGCAGGAAGGAGTCATCAAACGATTTAAAACAGGAGAAAGGAATCTTCTGCTGGCGACCAGTGTGGCTGAAGAAGGATTGGACATTAGTGACTGTAACTACGTCATTCGATACGACATGATGGGGAATGAAATCTCATCGATGCAGTCAAGGGGACGTGTCAG GGCGAAAGATGGAAAGTACACAGTGTTGGTTAGTCATACAGCCGCTAAAAAAAGGGACATCAACAGCCAATTTCGTGAAATGCTCATGATCGATGCTCTTTCTAGAGTACAGAAAATGGACAAGAACGATTTCATTAAGACG GTCAAAGAGGTGCAACGAAAGATCAGCCAGGAAAGGTTTCTCAAGAAACACGTACGTGCCGCACAGAAGTCTGTGGTTTTGTCCGATGACGTGAACTTCAAGTGTCGAAAGTGCAAAGAATTTGTTTGCCAGGCGCACGATGTTCGTCGTATCAAAGGCAGCCACCATGTTATTATAAATCGTGAATGCCGTGACACAAAG GTGGATATGAAAGAACATCGGAATCCTAAAAAAATCGATgacattgaaatgaataagaaaattttttgcaagaaatgCCATGAAGATTGGGGAGTCACAGCGCTTATTTATAACGTTGAATGGTTGTGCATCAAGATCAGCAGCTTCGTATTGGAATTCCCGGGGAGAGATCGTATCACGAGGATGTACAAAAAGTGGAAGGATCTGCCGTTTGCTATCCAAGAAGCCGACGAAGAGGAGATTCTACGGCATGGTGCTGACAATTCCGAGGCAACGGATCTGTTCGACCTGGAATCTTGA
- the LOC141880199 gene encoding ATP-dependent RNA helicase DHX58-like isoform X2, translated as MMEFIPNDDEDDDVTVADGSGLTYKMIGTAIDLAIPGNLMPVGACSEEQTEECYRLEESVAERYKDRKSDDNKRMREELQKRLPQGVVFVNTEKGSIISTFRLSSEKAAKELWEMYSKGTFQSMLQEVMVEDAVKHDAEKSEESLQLELNLGEERFEKIRKKLEEIERDQERENMLSLSSEGEIGSLDDSADEIDIEIPPVFLGTKANAIGGCELVLRKYQKELAGPAMEGKNTIICAPTNSGKTYVAIEIAKRHLDSYARNPDKSDASGPTRKPNGNDQPRVVFIVSTVNLVLQQKERFEAFLGDKYSVADISGSNCAEIPLKFLLQNNDVVVMTAMILVNALKATEKGNRVELRDISLLLFDECHHAHKEHPYNSIMEMYLALKSQAGHQQRLPQIVGLTASLGTGKAKSAEKAKEHIILVSANLDAEEISTVQDNLEELQQYVNLPSKEQYFVPKDEQDPFENIISKVTKNIEAQINKFKGKSGKDAPSDKAGQQYRQWVEEVYKDSVAGGDRYMVTYAEHLREYHIALTLNSNTRMKNAREYLTKYFEALDTEKFTETDKNLKKLFYKAMAILDKHIEKDGEPENPRLLKLQELLLDNYKDVERQQDNKDESGKKEGDGGSETEGRRDLVEVNDKSCAQEQEVENEKVKNDAEKKEEDRERENEACATVLAEDTEKLNGEVSKENPSLEKTEELPPEAARSDHASTKPDDNQNILGESELEDSSANEKSEVKSEKDDAMPEQESQNNARSTSSEGTGDDEGSSENGAHHPEWDGAKGILFTRTRESTIALFDWINETEELSKVLRPELLVGSGDGNIGMTQKEQEGVIKRFKTGERNLLLATSVAEEGLDISDCNYVIRYDMMGNEISSMQSRGRVRAKDGKYTVLVSHTAAKKRDINSQFREMLMIDALSRVQKMDKNDFIKTVKEVQRKISQERFLKKHVRAAQKSVVLSDDVNFKCRKCKEFVCQAHDVRRIKGSHHVIINRECRDTKVDMKEHRNPKKIDDIEMNKKIFCKKCHEDWGVTALIYNVEWLCIKISSFVLEFPGRDRITRMYKKWKDLPFAIQEADEEEILRHGADNSEATDLFDLES; from the exons ATGATGGAGTTCATTCCAA ATGATGACGAGGATGATGATGTTACTGTAGCAGATGGATCAGGCTTAACGTACAAAATGATTGGCACAGCCATTG aTCTTGCCATTCCAGGAAACCTCATGCCTGTAGGAGCGTGTAGTGAAGAGCAGACGGAGGAGTGCTACAGATTGGAAGAGAGTGTGGCTGAACGCTACAAAGACCGCAAATCAGATGACAACAAGAGGATGCGAGAGGAACTTCAGAAG CGTCTTCCCCAAGGCGTTGTGTTTGTCAACACAGAAAAGGGATCGATCATTTCCACCTTTCGTCTGTCAAGTGAAAAGGCGGCCAAGGAATTATGGGAAATGTACTCCAAAGGGACATTTCAGTCGATGTTGCAAGAGGTCATGGTTGAAGATGCAGTCAAACATGACGCGGAGAAATCAGAAGAATCATTGCAATTAGAATTAAACCTGGGTGAAGAACGTTTCGAGAAGATACGAAAGAAACTTGAAG AGATTGAACGCGATCAGGAAAGAGAGAATATGCTGAGTTTGTCAAGCGAAGGAG AAATTGGTAGCCTTGATGACAGTGCGGATGAAATTGACATCGAGATTCCTCCAG TATTTCTGGGAACCAAAGCTAACGCTATTGGTGGCTGTGAGCTGGTGTTGCGAAAATACCAAAAAGAGTTAGCAGGACCTGCTATGGAAGGAAAAAACACCATTATCTGTGCTCCTACTAACAGCGGCAAAACGTACGTGGCAATTGAAATTGCTAAGAGGCACCTGGATTCCTATGCAAGAAATCCAGACAAGTCAGATGCGTCAG GACCAACGAGGAAACCCAACGGGAACGACCAGCCACGGGTGGTGTTTATTGTCAGTACTGTAAACCTTGTGTTGCAACAAAAGGAACGCTTTGAAGCTTTCCTTGGGGACAAGTATTCCGTGGCAGACATTTCAGGGTCGAACTGTGCAGAAATTCCCCTGAAATTCCTTCTTCAGAATAATGATGTGGTAGTGATGACTGCTATGATTCTCGTTAACGCACTGAAAGCTACGGAAAAAGGGAATCGAGTGGAATTGCGAGACATcagcttgttgttgtttgatgAATGTCATCATGCACATAAAGAACACCCCTACAACAGCATCATGGAGATGTACTTGGCTCTTAAGTCTCAGGCTGGACATCAGCAAAGACTACCACAG ATTGTTGGTTTAACGGCATCCCTCGGTACAGGGAAAGCGAAGAGTGCTGAAAAAGCCAAGGAGCACATTATTCTTGTTTCCGCAAACTTGGACGCCGAAGAAATTTCAACTGTTCAGGACAACCTAGAAGAACTGCAACAATACGTCAACTTGCCTAGTAAAGAACAGTATTTTGTGCCCAAGGACGAGCAAGATCCATTCGAAAATATCATCTCTAAG GTGACGAAGAACATTGAGgctcaaataaacaaatttaaaggaaaatcagGCAAGGATGCGCCCTCAGATAAGGCTGGTCAGCAGTATCGACAATGGGTGGAAGAAGTCTACAAAGATTCAGTGGCGGGAGGTGATCGCTATATGGTTACCTACGCTGAACACCTCCGAGAATACCACATCGCGCTAACTTTGAACTCAAACACACGCATGAAGAACGCTAGGGAGTATCTTACGAAGTACTTCGAAGCTTTAGACACGGAAAAATTCACAGAAACTGacaagaacttgaaaaagCTCTTCTACAAAGCAATGGCCATATTGGACAAGCACATCGAAAAAGATGGCGAACCTGAAAATCCACGTTTGCTGAAACTGCAAGAATTGCTGTTGGATAATTACAAAGACGTCGAACGCCAGCAAGATAACAAGGATGAATCGGGCAAAAAAGAGGGTGACGGTGGCAGTGAAACTGAGGGAAGAAGAGATCTGGTTGAGGTGAACGACAAGAGTTGCGCCCAAGAACAGGAGGTTGAAAATGAGAAGGTGAAGAACGATGCAGAAAAGAAGGAGGAGGACAGAGAAAGGGAAAACGAAGCGTGTGCAACAGTGTTAGCGGAGGACACCGAGAAATTGAACGGTGAAgtttcaaaggaaaatcctTCATTGGAAAAGACAGAGGAATTGCCTCCTGAAGCCGCCAGAAGTGATCATGCCTCAACAAAGCCAGATGACAATCAGAATATCCTTGGTGAGAGTGAATTGGAAGACAGTTCTGCCAACGAAAAATCGGAAGTTAAAAGCGAGAAAGATGATGCGATGCCAGAACAAGAATCACAGAACAACGCGAGGAGCACCTCATCTGAAGGGACAGGAGATGACGAAGGTTCAAGTGAAAACGGCGCCCACCATCCAGAGTGGGATGGCGCTAAAGGCATCCTATTTACCCGAACTCGTGAGTCTACCATTGCCCTATTTGATTGGATCAACGAAACGGAGGAATTAAGCAAGGTCCTCAGGCCCGAGCTACTTGTTGGAAGTGGCGATGGAAACA TCGGAATGACTCAGAAAGAGCAGGAAGGAGTCATCAAACGATTTAAAACAGGAGAAAGGAATCTTCTGCTGGCGACCAGTGTGGCTGAAGAAGGATTGGACATTAGTGACTGTAACTACGTCATTCGATACGACATGATGGGGAATGAAATCTCATCGATGCAGTCAAGGGGACGTGTCAG GGCGAAAGATGGAAAGTACACAGTGTTGGTTAGTCATACAGCCGCTAAAAAAAGGGACATCAACAGCCAATTTCGTGAAATGCTCATGATCGATGCTCTTTCTAGAGTACAGAAAATGGACAAGAACGATTTCATTAAGACG GTCAAAGAGGTGCAACGAAAGATCAGCCAGGAAAGGTTTCTCAAGAAACACGTACGTGCCGCACAGAAGTCTGTGGTTTTGTCCGATGACGTGAACTTCAAGTGTCGAAAGTGCAAAGAATTTGTTTGCCAGGCGCACGATGTTCGTCGTATCAAAGGCAGCCACCATGTTATTATAAATCGTGAATGCCGTGACACAAAG GTGGATATGAAAGAACATCGGAATCCTAAAAAAATCGATgacattgaaatgaataagaaaattttttgcaagaaatgCCATGAAGATTGGGGAGTCACAGCGCTTATTTATAACGTTGAATGGTTGTGCATCAAGATCAGCAGCTTCGTATTGGAATTCCCGGGGAGAGATCGTATCACGAGGATGTACAAAAAGTGGAAGGATCTGCCGTTTGCTATCCAAGAAGCCGACGAAGAGGAGATTCTACGGCATGGTGCTGACAATTCCGAGGCAACGGATCTGTTCGACCTGGAATCTTGA
- the LOC141880199 gene encoding ATP-dependent RNA helicase DHX58-like isoform X3: MTTRGCERNFRRYRAELRRRCLRLPQGVVFVNTEKGSIISTFRLSSEKAAKELWEMYSKGTFQSMLQEVMVEDAVKHDAEKSEESLQLELNLGEERFEKIRKKLEEIERDQERENMLSLSSEGEIGSLDDSADEIDIEIPPVFLGTKANAIGGCELVLRKYQKELAGPAMEGKNTIICAPTNSGKTYVAIEIAKRHLDSYARNPDKSDASGPTRKPNGNDQPRVVFIVSTVNLVLQQKERFEAFLGDKYSVADISGSNCAEIPLKFLLQNNDVVVMTAMILVNALKATEKGNRVELRDISLLLFDECHHAHKEHPYNSIMEMYLALKSQAGHQQRLPQIVGLTASLGTGKAKSAEKAKEHIILVSANLDAEEISTVQDNLEELQQYVNLPSKEQYFVPKDEQDPFENIISKVTKNIEAQINKFKGKSGKDAPSDKAGQQYRQWVEEVYKDSVAGGDRYMVTYAEHLREYHIALTLNSNTRMKNAREYLTKYFEALDTEKFTETDKNLKKLFYKAMAILDKHIEKDGEPENPRLLKLQELLLDNYKDVERQQDNKDESGKKEGDGGSETEGRRDLVEVNDKSCAQEQEVENEKVKNDAEKKEEDRERENEACATVLAEDTEKLNGEVSKENPSLEKTEELPPEAARSDHASTKPDDNQNILGESELEDSSANEKSEVKSEKDDAMPEQESQNNARSTSSEGTGDDEGSSENGAHHPEWDGAKGILFTRTRESTIALFDWINETEELSKVLRPELLVGSGDGNIGMTQKEQEGVIKRFKTGERNLLLATSVAEEGLDISDCNYVIRYDMMGNEISSMQSRGRVRAKDGKYTVLVSHTAAKKRDINSQFREMLMIDALSRVQKMDKNDFIKTVKEVQRKISQERFLKKHVRAAQKSVVLSDDVNFKCRKCKEFVCQAHDVRRIKGSHHVIINRECRDTKVDMKEHRNPKKIDDIEMNKKIFCKKCHEDWGVTALIYNVEWLCIKISSFVLEFPGRDRITRMYKKWKDLPFAIQEADEEEILRHGADNSEATDLFDLES, from the exons ATGACAACAAGAGGATGCGAGAGGAACTTCAGAAGGTATCGAGCCGAACTGAGACGTCGATGCTTA CGTCTTCCCCAAGGCGTTGTGTTTGTCAACACAGAAAAGGGATCGATCATTTCCACCTTTCGTCTGTCAAGTGAAAAGGCGGCCAAGGAATTATGGGAAATGTACTCCAAAGGGACATTTCAGTCGATGTTGCAAGAGGTCATGGTTGAAGATGCAGTCAAACATGACGCGGAGAAATCAGAAGAATCATTGCAATTAGAATTAAACCTGGGTGAAGAACGTTTCGAGAAGATACGAAAGAAACTTGAAG AGATTGAACGCGATCAGGAAAGAGAGAATATGCTGAGTTTGTCAAGCGAAGGAG AAATTGGTAGCCTTGATGACAGTGCGGATGAAATTGACATCGAGATTCCTCCAG TATTTCTGGGAACCAAAGCTAACGCTATTGGTGGCTGTGAGCTGGTGTTGCGAAAATACCAAAAAGAGTTAGCAGGACCTGCTATGGAAGGAAAAAACACCATTATCTGTGCTCCTACTAACAGCGGCAAAACGTACGTGGCAATTGAAATTGCTAAGAGGCACCTGGATTCCTATGCAAGAAATCCAGACAAGTCAGATGCGTCAG GACCAACGAGGAAACCCAACGGGAACGACCAGCCACGGGTGGTGTTTATTGTCAGTACTGTAAACCTTGTGTTGCAACAAAAGGAACGCTTTGAAGCTTTCCTTGGGGACAAGTATTCCGTGGCAGACATTTCAGGGTCGAACTGTGCAGAAATTCCCCTGAAATTCCTTCTTCAGAATAATGATGTGGTAGTGATGACTGCTATGATTCTCGTTAACGCACTGAAAGCTACGGAAAAAGGGAATCGAGTGGAATTGCGAGACATcagcttgttgttgtttgatgAATGTCATCATGCACATAAAGAACACCCCTACAACAGCATCATGGAGATGTACTTGGCTCTTAAGTCTCAGGCTGGACATCAGCAAAGACTACCACAG ATTGTTGGTTTAACGGCATCCCTCGGTACAGGGAAAGCGAAGAGTGCTGAAAAAGCCAAGGAGCACATTATTCTTGTTTCCGCAAACTTGGACGCCGAAGAAATTTCAACTGTTCAGGACAACCTAGAAGAACTGCAACAATACGTCAACTTGCCTAGTAAAGAACAGTATTTTGTGCCCAAGGACGAGCAAGATCCATTCGAAAATATCATCTCTAAG GTGACGAAGAACATTGAGgctcaaataaacaaatttaaaggaaaatcagGCAAGGATGCGCCCTCAGATAAGGCTGGTCAGCAGTATCGACAATGGGTGGAAGAAGTCTACAAAGATTCAGTGGCGGGAGGTGATCGCTATATGGTTACCTACGCTGAACACCTCCGAGAATACCACATCGCGCTAACTTTGAACTCAAACACACGCATGAAGAACGCTAGGGAGTATCTTACGAAGTACTTCGAAGCTTTAGACACGGAAAAATTCACAGAAACTGacaagaacttgaaaaagCTCTTCTACAAAGCAATGGCCATATTGGACAAGCACATCGAAAAAGATGGCGAACCTGAAAATCCACGTTTGCTGAAACTGCAAGAATTGCTGTTGGATAATTACAAAGACGTCGAACGCCAGCAAGATAACAAGGATGAATCGGGCAAAAAAGAGGGTGACGGTGGCAGTGAAACTGAGGGAAGAAGAGATCTGGTTGAGGTGAACGACAAGAGTTGCGCCCAAGAACAGGAGGTTGAAAATGAGAAGGTGAAGAACGATGCAGAAAAGAAGGAGGAGGACAGAGAAAGGGAAAACGAAGCGTGTGCAACAGTGTTAGCGGAGGACACCGAGAAATTGAACGGTGAAgtttcaaaggaaaatcctTCATTGGAAAAGACAGAGGAATTGCCTCCTGAAGCCGCCAGAAGTGATCATGCCTCAACAAAGCCAGATGACAATCAGAATATCCTTGGTGAGAGTGAATTGGAAGACAGTTCTGCCAACGAAAAATCGGAAGTTAAAAGCGAGAAAGATGATGCGATGCCAGAACAAGAATCACAGAACAACGCGAGGAGCACCTCATCTGAAGGGACAGGAGATGACGAAGGTTCAAGTGAAAACGGCGCCCACCATCCAGAGTGGGATGGCGCTAAAGGCATCCTATTTACCCGAACTCGTGAGTCTACCATTGCCCTATTTGATTGGATCAACGAAACGGAGGAATTAAGCAAGGTCCTCAGGCCCGAGCTACTTGTTGGAAGTGGCGATGGAAACA TCGGAATGACTCAGAAAGAGCAGGAAGGAGTCATCAAACGATTTAAAACAGGAGAAAGGAATCTTCTGCTGGCGACCAGTGTGGCTGAAGAAGGATTGGACATTAGTGACTGTAACTACGTCATTCGATACGACATGATGGGGAATGAAATCTCATCGATGCAGTCAAGGGGACGTGTCAG GGCGAAAGATGGAAAGTACACAGTGTTGGTTAGTCATACAGCCGCTAAAAAAAGGGACATCAACAGCCAATTTCGTGAAATGCTCATGATCGATGCTCTTTCTAGAGTACAGAAAATGGACAAGAACGATTTCATTAAGACG GTCAAAGAGGTGCAACGAAAGATCAGCCAGGAAAGGTTTCTCAAGAAACACGTACGTGCCGCACAGAAGTCTGTGGTTTTGTCCGATGACGTGAACTTCAAGTGTCGAAAGTGCAAAGAATTTGTTTGCCAGGCGCACGATGTTCGTCGTATCAAAGGCAGCCACCATGTTATTATAAATCGTGAATGCCGTGACACAAAG GTGGATATGAAAGAACATCGGAATCCTAAAAAAATCGATgacattgaaatgaataagaaaattttttgcaagaaatgCCATGAAGATTGGGGAGTCACAGCGCTTATTTATAACGTTGAATGGTTGTGCATCAAGATCAGCAGCTTCGTATTGGAATTCCCGGGGAGAGATCGTATCACGAGGATGTACAAAAAGTGGAAGGATCTGCCGTTTGCTATCCAAGAAGCCGACGAAGAGGAGATTCTACGGCATGGTGCTGACAATTCCGAGGCAACGGATCTGTTCGACCTGGAATCTTGA